A DNA window from Deltaproteobacteria bacterium contains the following coding sequences:
- the maf gene encoding septum formation inhibitor Maf: MRTAVNRYDFILASSSPRRRDLLRGLGFSFLVVPSGIEEIDGLPRQPHEHTLVWARTKAVQVSRDHHAEWILAADTIVVIDGEILGKPADASEATAMLSRLSGRAHSVVTGFCLLHPAKKIQECCWVETRVHMRRLDPDEIEGYVRTGEPMDKAGAYGIQGIGGCLVRRINGSYSNVVGLPLCEVVELFRRHQVADPFKAA; the protein is encoded by the coding sequence ATGAGGACCGCTGTGAACAGATATGATTTTATCCTGGCCTCCTCTTCTCCCCGGAGACGCGACCTGCTGCGCGGCCTGGGGTTCTCCTTCCTGGTAGTCCCCAGCGGCATCGAAGAGATCGATGGCCTGCCCCGGCAACCGCATGAACACACGCTGGTCTGGGCCAGGACCAAGGCGGTACAGGTATCTCGTGACCATCACGCAGAATGGATCCTGGCTGCAGACACCATTGTGGTAATCGATGGAGAGATCCTGGGGAAGCCAGCGGATGCCTCAGAGGCCACTGCCATGCTCTCCCGCCTCAGCGGCCGGGCCCACTCTGTGGTCACCGGATTCTGTTTACTGCACCCGGCAAAAAAGATCCAGGAGTGCTGCTGGGTGGAAACCCGGGTCCATATGCGGCGGCTCGACCCGGATGAGATTGAGGGATACGTGCGCACCGGGGAACCCATGGACAAGGCCGGGGCCTATGGAATCCAGGGCATAGGGGGCTGCCTGGTCAGGCGAATCAACGGCTCCTACAGCAATGTGGTTGGGCTGCCACTGTGCGAGGTGGTGGAACTGTTCCGCCGGCACCAGGTAGCTGATCCCTTCAAAGCAGCATAG